A segment of the Raphanus sativus cultivar WK10039 unplaced genomic scaffold, ASM80110v3 Scaffold1112, whole genome shotgun sequence genome:
CTATAGTAACTCTgctacagtgtcgatcgatttgcttGCTACAGTATCGCTCGGCACTGTTGCTACAGTGTCGTGCAAACtgttcatttcttttctttttttttgttttttttacctgcaaaatttaaaaacaaaaatcagtaatttatgaaaataaaaccaaatttaaaaacaaacctaacagtgggttgcctcccactcagcgcttatttttagtcattagcttgacttttggagGTCTGATTTAATCTGGATGAGGATGTGAACTTGTTCTAGAACAAGTTTCTGTGTCTCTCTTCCTCATTTGGTTGATGAAGTTGATGAAAGCTCTTGCAGATGCTTCCCCTTTGTCTCTCAGTTTTGGATCAGATAGCACTTTAACCTTAGCGAAAGAAGCTGGACCTCCTCTGCGGCGAACTCTACACTCAAGACTTTCCTCCTGACACTGAGAAGGGACCAGTGATAGAGAATATGCATATATattccttttcattttcttcttcctctttgtaggtcttcccccagacttagacttTTCAGTCTCGTTCTGTTCTGAAATTTGGATGCTGTCGACCGATTCTAAAGGCTCAGTGTCGGTCGATTCATGAGGCTCATTGTCGACCGATCTTGAAAGttgaatgtcgatcgatgttgatccTGATTTTGCAAGCTCGCGATCTGCATATGTTAGAAGTGCTGGATCTTCAAACATCTCTATGTATGAAATCAAATcttcacttttcttcttctccacaggaTCATAGAAGGCATTTTCATCAACATTAGTTAGGCACATCCTATTCTTCTTAAGATCAAAAACTGCGCCCACTGTAGCCATGAAGGCTCTTCCAAAAAGAAGGGGAGATGTCCTGCCTGATTTGAGTTCCacgacatgaaaatccacaggaaTAGTGCATTCTCCTATCTCCACTTTAACATTCCTGATCATGCCTGCTGAGTTTGCTTTGGAGTTATCAATGAAACCGAAACTATCTTTTGAAGGTTCTGTATTTAATCCTAATACTTCAGCAGTGTCTATAGCCATGATGCTGACTGCAGATCCAGTATCGCAGAGGGCATTTGGCAAATCGTGGTTATTTATAGAGCATGGAATCAGAAACTTTCCAGGATCTTGTTCCTTCTTTAGAGTCCTCTTAGGCTTACGGCAGACTTTGTTGAATAATATCTCCATGTCCTTTTCTGTCTCTCTGCTCTCTCTGAAGAAATTACCAAGTCTGTACTTATAATAGGCTTCCTCAAAAGTCATACCCTTAGGAACTCTCTTCACCCTCTTGTGAAATCCATCAAGTTCAGCTTTGTTAGCTTCTCTCCTTAGGTGTTTGGGAACATAGAGTTTCTTAGCTTTCGACCTCATCCCAATCTGAATCACTTCTTTTGTTGCATGCCGTTCCATGACAGGTTCATGTCCGTCCatttggtgtcgatcgataccaggTGGatgtcgtcgatcgacactctcaacgaaagaagTTTCAACTAGAGTCAATTGCTTTTGGTCTGGTGCATCTACAGGTTGCTGTCTGGTCTTCTCCATTGTCTTTAAGCAAACTGGCGTCTGAGATGGGTTGCGAGTTGCATTCAAACCGTGGGCATAAGGGTCTGGTAAACACACTAGATTTGTAGTGAttcgctgtcgatcgatgctttccCGTGGAGGTCGATCGATGctgttttgtttgtgttgctCGACGTCATATGTTTTAGCATGGTACGGGATGGGAGGATGTGGGTGTTGAGCAACGAAATCTGAGTGGCTCTGAATTTGAACAGTACTCCATGACCCTAAaagtggtgtcgatcgattttcaGCTGATGGTGTAGATCGACACAAGTACGAGCTACCAATGGACATGCAACTTTCGACTAAAAagacttcatcttccaacttcTCATGTTTTACTACTTCCCCAAAGTAGTTATCCCATCTAGAATCGACCTGCTGCTCTTTCCAGTCGGGATGAATAGTGCatgatgaacagtatcccgatgaacagtttCTGGGTGaacagtgtcacgatgaacagtaccgcgatgaacagtgtcacgatgaacTGTATTTCGGTGAACAGTACcgtgatgaacagtgtcgaccAATAtgggatgaacagtgtcgaccgatacgggatgaacagtgtcgatcgatatcggatGAACAGacctcgatgaacagtactcgcgTGAACAGTACCCGGATGAACAGTAATCAGATGAATAGTACCCGAGTGAACAGTGCCGTTCCTTTggagaaaattttcatttttcacagTTTTTGCAATCTGAGAAATTTGGGTGCACAACATCTTGAAACGGGTATCGATGATGTCTATCTTTCCATTCACCTCTTTGCAGAGAGAATCCAAATGCAGATTAAGCTCCTCAGTGATCTCCTGCTGTTCTTTCAAGCGCTCCTCTAGTATAAATTTCATCTCTTCTAAATTGTACTGATCCTCATCCTGGTATATAGCATGCTCCACAAATGAGACTTCATGTACATAACCAGTCTCAGCCTCAATGATCTTGTTGTCATCGTTTACAGCTGACTTTATCCTGTGCATATCTAGATTTTTGGCACTGGTGCTGGACGCCAAGCTCTCAATCAGTCTCTTAGCTTCCTCTAGGGTCCTTGTTCTAAAGTTCCCCTCGCTTGCAGTGTCCAGCATTACATGATATTGCACATCAATACCATTGCAGAACTTCATCAATAGCTGAACCTCCGTAAAACCATGATGTGGACAgtccctttggtagctcctgaaCCTCTCCCAAGAGCTTCTGAAGCCTTCTGTAGGTCCCTGAGAGAATGTCCA
Coding sequences within it:
- the LOC130503759 gene encoding uncharacterized protein LOC130503759, whose translation is MEKTRQQPVDAPDQKQLTLVETSFVESVDRRHPPGIDRHQMDGHEPVMERHATKEVIQIGMRSKAKKLYVPKHLRREANKAELDGFHKRVKRVPKGMTFEEAYYKYRLGNFFRESRETEKDMEILFNKVCRKPKRTLKKEQDPGKFLIPCSINNHDLPNALCDTGSAVSIMAIDTAEVLGLNTEPSKDSFGFIDNSKANSAGMIRNVKVEIGECTIPVDFHVVELKSGRTSPLLFGRAFMATVGAVFDLKKNRMCLTNVDENAFYDPVEKKKSEDLISYIEMFEDPALLTYADRELAKSGSTSIDIQLSRSVDNEPHESTDTEPLESCQEESLECRVRRRGGPASFAKVKVLSDPKLRDKGEASARAFINFINQMRKRDTETCSRTSSHPHPD